A window of Halovivax gelatinilyticus genomic DNA:
GAGCTGGCGTCGGCGCTCGCGATCGAGCGCGACGAGTCGCTCGACTACCTGGCCCTCGAGACGCTCACCCAGCGGTACTTCCTTCGGATCGACGCCGACGAACCGCCGCTCGAACTCCCGCAGGCGTTCTGGATGCGCGTCGCGATGGGCCTCGCGATCGACGAAGACGAGCCGACGCGGCGCGCCCGGTCGTTCTACGACGTGCTCTCGAAGCTGGAGTTCGTTCCCTCGACACCGACCCTCTTTCACAGTGGGACAGTTCACCCGCAACTCTCGTCGTGTTACCTGACGACCGTTCCCGACGACCTCGAAGAGATCTTCGAGGCGTACAAACACCACGCGCTGCTCTCGAAGTGGAGCGGCGGCCTCGGCAACGACTGGACGAACCTCAGGGCGGCCGGGGCGATGATCGAGTCGACCGGCGTCGAATCGACCGGCGTCGTCCCGTTTCTCCGGATCAGCAACGACGTAACGTCGGCGATCAACCGGTCGGGAAAACGACGCGGTGCCGCCTGCGCCTACCTGGCGTGCTGGCACCTCGACTTCCCGGCCTTCCTCGACCTCAAGCGAAACACGGGCGACGAACGTCGCCGGACACCGGACATGAACACGGCCGCGTGGGTCCCGGACCTGTTCGTCAAACGGGTTCGACGCGACGAGGAGTGGACGCTCTTTAGCCCCGACGAGGTTCCGGACCTACACGAGCTGTCGGGCGAGGCGTTCGAAACGCGATACCGCGAGTACGAACGTCTGGCCGACGCGGACGAACTCAGGCGATACGAGCGCGTCGAGGCGCGGTCGCTCTGGCGGACGATGCTCACCCGTCTCTTCGAGACCGGCCATCCCTGGATCACCTTCAAGGACCCCTGCGTCGTTCGCTCGCCACAGGACCACGTCGGAACGGTCCACTCGTCGAACCTCTGTACGGAGATCACGCTCAACACGAGCGCGGACGAACACGCCGTCTGCAACCTCGGGAGCGTCAACTACGCCGCTCACGTCCGAAACGGCGAACTCGACCGCACACACCTCGCTGAGACGGTCGAGACGGCGATGCGAATGCTCGACAACGTCGTCGACCTGTGTTTCTACCCGACCGAGGAAGCCGCCCGCTCGAACGAGCGCCACCGGCCGGTCGGGCTCGGGACGATGGGCTTTCACGACGCGTTGATGCAACTGGATATTCCACTGGCCTCAGAGCGAGCGCTCGAAACGGCCAACCGCTGGCAGGAGTTCGTCTCCTACCACGCGATCAAAAACTCCGCGACGCTCGCCAAAGAGCGCGGGACCTACCCCTCCTACGAGGGATCAAAGTGGGATCGGGGGCTTCTCCCCCAGGATACGGTCGACCGACTCGAAGCCGAGCGCGGTCACGAGATTCCCACCGACCGCGAGGAGACCCTGCCGTGGGACGACGTCCGCGACCGCGTCGACGAGTTCGGGGTTCGAAACTCGAACACGATGGCGATCGCGCCGACGGCAACGATTTCGACCATCGCCGGCACCACACCCTCGATCGAGCCGATCTACTCGAACCTTCACGTGAAGTCGAATATGAGCGGCGACTTCACGATCGTCAACGAGCACCTCGTCTCCGACCTGGACGAGCGCGGCCTCTGGGACGACGAGATGGTCGACCGGCTCACTTACTACGACGGCTCGGTCCAGGAGATCGACGCCGTCCCGGACGCGCTCAAAGAACGGTATCGCGGCGCGTTCGAGATCGACCCGCGTCACTTGCTCCGCCTGACCGCCCACCGCCAGACCTGGATCGACCAGTCCGTCTCGCACACCGTCTTCTTCCCCTCGACCGACGGCTCACTGCTCGCCGACGTCTACGAGAGGGCCTGGGAACTCGGCCTCAAGACGACCTACTACCTCCGGACGCTCGGCGCCACCCAGATCGAGAAGTCGACGCTCGATCCGACGGAGTACGAGAAGACTCAGCACCGAGACGAGTTCGATTCCAACCATCGAGACGTGTTCAGTTCCGACGAACGCGACGCGTGCGACCGACAGAGCGGAGAACTGCACACCGTCGACGATCCGACCTGCGAATCCTGTCAGTAACTTACGAACCATGCCACTGCTAGACACCGACGCCGAACACGACCCGAACAAGATACTGCCGATCGAGTAC
This region includes:
- a CDS encoding ribonucleoside-diphosphate reductase subunit alpha, coding for MTQHPTQTIPSIESILDRAKTGVETVLPCERRDELVAEIERTSYDGASTEEVYDSVLQALSARVERDPEYGQLAAAVARERHYREVLGMVADGSDLDRRYRDTFVSNLEHGVERGRLDDRLLTRFDLDELASALAIERDESLDYLALETLTQRYFLRIDADEPPLELPQAFWMRVAMGLAIDEDEPTRRARSFYDVLSKLEFVPSTPTLFHSGTVHPQLSSCYLTTVPDDLEEIFEAYKHHALLSKWSGGLGNDWTNLRAAGAMIESTGVESTGVVPFLRISNDVTSAINRSGKRRGAACAYLACWHLDFPAFLDLKRNTGDERRRTPDMNTAAWVPDLFVKRVRRDEEWTLFSPDEVPDLHELSGEAFETRYREYERLADADELRRYERVEARSLWRTMLTRLFETGHPWITFKDPCVVRSPQDHVGTVHSSNLCTEITLNTSADEHAVCNLGSVNYAAHVRNGELDRTHLAETVETAMRMLDNVVDLCFYPTEEAARSNERHRPVGLGTMGFHDALMQLDIPLASERALETANRWQEFVSYHAIKNSATLAKERGTYPSYEGSKWDRGLLPQDTVDRLEAERGHEIPTDREETLPWDDVRDRVDEFGVRNSNTMAIAPTATISTIAGTTPSIEPIYSNLHVKSNMSGDFTIVNEHLVSDLDERGLWDDEMVDRLTYYDGSVQEIDAVPDALKERYRGAFEIDPRHLLRLTAHRQTWIDQSVSHTVFFPSTDGSLLADVYERAWELGLKTTYYLRTLGATQIEKSTLDPTEYEKTQHRDEFDSNHRDVFSSDERDACDRQSGELHTVDDPTCESCQ